The following proteins are co-located in the Nocardia bhagyanarayanae genome:
- a CDS encoding SDR family NAD(P)-dependent oxidoreductase encodes MTDVSPFDLGGHVAVVTGGNSGIGLGFARGLARAGADVCIVGRNAERNAAAAAELSEFGGRVLPLVCDVAEEQQIVDTVARAAAELGRIDSCFVNAGVAQGMTPFLDTDLAEFRRVTSVNLDGAFVTLREAAKVMVAQGAGGSLVATASLAARQGVPRGQSYAASKAGIIAVINSIAVELGKHGIRANAVLPGWIDTPMTEHIFAWHRFRERVQPRIPVRRWGSPGDFEAVAVYLASPASAYHTGDTLLIDGGYSMF; translated from the coding sequence ATGACCGACGTCTCCCCCTTCGATCTCGGCGGCCACGTCGCCGTCGTCACCGGCGGCAACTCCGGCATCGGGCTCGGTTTCGCCCGCGGCCTGGCGCGTGCGGGGGCCGACGTCTGCATCGTCGGTCGCAATGCCGAGCGCAACGCCGCGGCCGCCGCCGAGTTGAGCGAGTTCGGCGGCCGTGTGCTTCCCCTCGTCTGCGACGTCGCCGAAGAGCAGCAGATCGTGGACACCGTCGCGCGCGCCGCCGCCGAACTCGGGCGCATCGACTCCTGCTTCGTCAATGCCGGTGTGGCACAGGGAATGACGCCATTCCTGGACACCGACTTGGCGGAGTTCCGCCGCGTCACCTCGGTCAACCTCGACGGCGCCTTCGTCACCCTGCGCGAGGCCGCGAAGGTGATGGTGGCACAGGGCGCGGGCGGCAGCCTCGTCGCCACCGCCAGCCTGGCGGCCAGGCAAGGTGTGCCGCGCGGCCAGTCCTACGCCGCGAGCAAGGCGGGCATCATCGCGGTGATCAACTCGATCGCCGTCGAACTCGGCAAGCACGGCATCCGCGCCAACGCCGTGCTCCCAGGCTGGATCGACACCCCGATGACCGAGCACATCTTCGCCTGGCACCGCTTCAGGGAACGCGTTCAGCCGCGAATCCCCGTGCGGCGCTGGGGATCACCCGGCGACTTCGAGGCGGTCGCGGTCTATCTCGCGAGCCCGGCCAGCGCCTACCACACCGGCGACACCCTGCTGATCGACGGCGGCTACAGCATGTTCTGA
- a CDS encoding alpha/beta hydrolase, whose protein sequence is MSGPIRIALAIVSVLAGVALTFVPRTPADAAGIVRWEARVSDRVLDIGISSPNLEDPDWSVKVVRLLLPPGWSKDANRTWPTVWVLHGGFDDHKSWTDKGDLEALTKDANAIFVLPETSWCSAYSDWYNNGAWGAPAWEKYLLEDVRTILESTYKANTTRAIAGNSMGGLGAMKFAAEYQGMFRSAASFSGNVDPLHASGAPGDPDKPGQGCAADWKRVWGDYNIPAQRAIWEQNNPYSQAAKLTGKPLFVSYGRSGAVEEAVYQQNYRFVDRLQQLGATVDERYVEGHGHDWPAWRAQMQNALGMLLTSVGA, encoded by the coding sequence GTGTCCGGACCGATCCGAATCGCGCTCGCGATCGTCAGCGTATTGGCTGGTGTCGCATTGACTTTCGTCCCTCGAACGCCCGCAGACGCGGCGGGCATCGTGCGCTGGGAGGCGCGGGTCAGCGACCGCGTCCTCGACATCGGCATCTCCTCGCCCAACCTGGAAGACCCCGACTGGTCGGTCAAGGTCGTCCGATTACTGCTGCCACCAGGCTGGTCCAAGGACGCGAACCGCACCTGGCCCACGGTGTGGGTACTGCACGGCGGCTTCGACGACCACAAGTCCTGGACCGACAAGGGCGACCTCGAAGCGCTCACCAAGGACGCGAACGCCATCTTCGTGCTGCCCGAAACCAGTTGGTGCAGTGCCTATTCCGACTGGTACAACAACGGCGCATGGGGCGCGCCCGCCTGGGAGAAGTACTTGCTGGAAGACGTGCGCACCATCCTGGAATCCACCTACAAGGCCAACACCACCCGCGCCATCGCGGGCAACTCCATGGGTGGCCTCGGCGCGATGAAGTTCGCGGCCGAGTACCAGGGCATGTTCCGCTCCGCGGCCTCCTTCAGCGGCAACGTCGACCCGCTGCACGCCTCCGGCGCCCCCGGCGACCCGGACAAGCCGGGCCAGGGCTGCGCCGCCGACTGGAAGCGCGTCTGGGGTGACTACAACATCCCCGCCCAGCGGGCGATCTGGGAGCAGAACAACCCCTACAGCCAGGCCGCGAAACTCACCGGCAAGCCCCTGTTCGTCTCCTACGGTCGCAGCGGCGCCGTCGAAGAGGCGGTCTACCAACAGAATTACCGCTTCGTCGACCGCCTCCAGCAGCTCGGCGCCACCGTCGACGAGCGCTACGTCGAGGGCCACGGCCATGACTGGCCCGCCTGGCGCGCCCAGATGCAGAACGCCCTCGGCATGCTGCTGACATCGGTAGGCGCCTGA
- a CDS encoding pentapeptide repeat-containing protein encodes MSMRGGKRLKPQRVQKLRLIIVAAASILLMGGAAAVTVVSVTYSTRAFWTIAAQPLATVFTGAGAVTAACLILFNGHLVRRQEDKHHRETAAREGEIALRDRYTSIAGQLADNSPAVRMAGVYALVALSDDWHAFGNDQERRVCVDLLRAYIRVPMPEPVDAPDGLSGAGEREVRQSIVRSISYRRQLAQGDDRSWSSIKTTFWRSILPGCALQDCKMPGWQLTGAVLTEASLAGADLSAAILRSARLERADLTKVNLQGADLRNAAAAGANFEKTDLSGAYLSEADLSGANLTEARLSTAALLAAKLTGADLTRADLSGADLRSADLTGVIYSADTRWPDGFRPPPDSTSSSPSSTETTVGRPPFAFGRLDRVWQRLDRR; translated from the coding sequence ATGTCCATGCGTGGCGGGAAAAGGCTGAAGCCGCAAAGGGTTCAGAAGCTGCGGTTGATCATTGTGGCAGCGGCGAGCATCCTGTTGATGGGCGGCGCCGCTGCTGTCACGGTGGTGTCGGTGACCTATAGCACCCGCGCGTTCTGGACTATTGCGGCGCAACCGCTCGCAACCGTGTTCACCGGCGCCGGTGCGGTTACTGCCGCCTGTCTCATCTTGTTCAATGGCCATCTGGTTCGCAGGCAGGAAGACAAGCATCATCGCGAGACGGCTGCACGCGAAGGAGAGATCGCGTTACGGGATCGCTATACATCGATCGCGGGCCAGCTTGCCGACAACAGTCCCGCCGTCCGCATGGCGGGTGTGTACGCCCTCGTTGCGCTGTCCGATGATTGGCATGCGTTCGGAAATGATCAGGAGCGTCGGGTCTGCGTCGATTTGCTCCGTGCTTACATACGGGTTCCGATGCCCGAACCGGTCGATGCGCCGGACGGCCTCAGCGGTGCGGGAGAACGCGAAGTGCGTCAATCGATTGTGCGGTCGATCTCCTACCGCCGACAGCTCGCTCAGGGTGACGATCGGTCATGGTCGTCGATCAAGACAACGTTTTGGAGGTCGATTCTCCCGGGGTGCGCCCTGCAGGACTGCAAGATGCCTGGATGGCAGCTCACCGGAGCTGTTCTTACCGAGGCAAGTTTGGCTGGTGCAGATCTATCCGCAGCGATATTGCGCAGTGCTCGACTGGAACGGGCGGATCTCACAAAAGTGAATCTGCAGGGAGCCGACCTTCGAAACGCTGCGGCGGCTGGGGCGAATTTCGAGAAGACCGATCTGAGTGGTGCGTACCTGTCGGAGGCAGATCTCTCAGGTGCCAATCTGACTGAAGCTCGATTGAGTACTGCGGCTCTGCTGGCGGCCAAGTTGACTGGCGCAGATCTGACGAGAGCGGATTTGTCCGGAGCAGATCTGCGAAGTGCCGACCTCACTGGAGTGATCTACTCCGCGGACACTCGGTGGCCCGACGGGTTTCGTCCTCCGCCGGACAGCACCAGCAGTTCCCCTAGCTCGACCGAAACGACAGTTGGTAGACCGCCGTTTGCTTTCGGTCGATTGGATCGAGTATGGCAGCGTCTTGACCGCCGCTGA